GCGCCGCGGAAGCCTCGCTCGGCGCTGCTCCCGTGGGTCCTTTCCGGCCTCGGGCTCGCGGTCTTCTCCGTAATGATCGCCGTGCTCGTCCAGCTGGGGAGCGTGACGCGGGTCGGGGACATGACGATGACGGGCGGACTCCCGGGCGAGACGACCGGTGGCCCCGCGGCGTCGTCGGGCAACGCCGGAGGCGCCGCCATGCCGAGCATGGAGGAACTCGCCGCCATGGGCCCGCGCGGCGTCGCGGACCGGCTCTTCGAGCGCGTGATGCGGGAGCACGAGGGCGGCGACTTCGAGCGCGCCGCCTTCTTTATCGACATGGCGCTGCAGGCGTACGACGCCGTCCCGCCGGAAGAGATCGACTCCGATGCGCGGTTCCACGTCGGCCTCCTCCGCCTCCTCACGGGAGCGTCCGGTCTCGCGCGGGAACAGGCGGATGAGATCCTCGCCGCGCATCCCGACCACCTGCTCGGGCTCCTGCTCGCCGCGCGCGCGGCCGACTTCGAGGGCGACGCGGAGGGGGCGGAGGCGTTCAGAGCCCGAATACGGACCGGGGTGGAGGAAGCCGGGGGGATTCCGGACCTCCCCGAATACCAGGCCCACCGGACGCTGATCGAGAGCGTGCTGCAAACGGACGGCGGAGAC
The sequence above is a segment of the Candidatus Palauibacter australiensis genome. Coding sequences within it:
- a CDS encoding zinc ribbon domain-containing protein encodes the protein MSRTVACPRCGSPASGNFCAQCGAPLVQRALCPACQAPLRTNALYCTACGTPVGAAPRKPRSALLPWVLSGLGLAVFSVMIAVLVQLGSVTRVGDMTMTGGLPGETTGGPAASSGNAGGAAMPSMEELAAMGPRGVADRLFERVMREHEGGDFERAAFFIDMALQAYDAVPPEEIDSDARFHVGLLRLLTGASGLAREQADEILAAHPDHLLGLLLAARAADFEGDAEGAEAFRARIRTGVEEAGGIPDLPEYQAHRTLIESVLQTDGGDGGSDA